In Zingiber officinale cultivar Zhangliang chromosome 3B, Zo_v1.1, whole genome shotgun sequence, a single window of DNA contains:
- the LOC121967495 gene encoding E3 ubiquitin-protein ligase XB3-like isoform X1: MGQTLSCAGSSSDLGGFFASVQAGHLETVGAAVQEDPSLLLRSTFFDRLSALHIAAANGHVEILSMILEKYSNPDIVNRHKQTPLMLAAIHGKIACVQKLLEAGANILIFDSLKGRTCLHHAAYYGHSDCLQAILSAAQSTAVVDSWGFARFVNVGDERGATPLHLAARQRRTECVRVLLDHGGLVSSSTREYGHSGSTPLHLAARGGSLDCVRTLLAWGADRLQRDSSGRIPYSVAIKHNHGACAALLNPSAAEPLVWPSPLKFISELDPDARALLEVALMDANKESEKIILNERKKLLSSPANVDEAFHDDASEASDTDLCFICFNQVCTIEVQDCGHQMCARCMLTLCCHNKPNPTTLCVPSPTCPFCRSNIARLVVAKTKAIDEGEKATNSKLQRSRRLRNFSGGSSSSFKGLTLSMGSFSKMGRSSGRIMNSEDMEDKPM, encoded by the exons ATGGGCCAGACGCTGAGCTGCGCTGGGTCGAGCAGTGATCTCGGCGGTTTCTTCGCTTCCGTCCAAGCCGGTCACTTGGAGACTGTGGGCGCCGCCGTCCAAGAAGATCCCTCCTTGCTCCTCCGGTCGACCTTCTTCGATCGCCTCTCTGCCCTTCACATCGCCGCGGCCAATGGTCATGTCGAG ATCTTGTCGATGATCCTGGAGAAGTATTCCAATCCGGATATAGTTAATCGTCATAAACAG ACTCCACTGATGCTCGCTGCGATTCATGGGAAGATAGCATGTGTGCAAAAGTTGCTTGAAGCTGGGGCAAAT ATTCTGATATTCGATTCGTTGAAAGGAAGAACTTGCCTTCATCATGCTGCCTACTATGGTCATTCAGATTGTCTGCAAGCCATCCTCTCTGCTGCCCAATCCACTGCCGTTGTTGATTCTTG GGGATTTGCCCGGTTTGTAAATGTTGGGGATGAAAGGGGAGCGACGCCTCTACATCTTGCAGCACGGCAAAGACGGACTGAGTGTGTCCGTGTACTCTTAGACCATGGGGGTCTTGTTTCTTCCTCCACTAGGGAATATGG TCATTCTGGGAGCACTCCTCTACATTTGGCAGCTCGCGGAGGAAGTTTGGATTGTGTTCGCACATTGCTTGCATGGGGAGCCGATCGGCTCCAGAGGGATTCATCTGG GCGAATACCTTATTCTGTAGCTATAAAGCACAATCATGGAGCTTGTGCAGCTTTGCTAAACCCATCAGCAGCAGAACCTCTTGTTTGGCCTTCTccattaaagttcatcagtgaaCTTGATCCAGATGCAAGAGCTCTTCTAGAAGTAGCTCTGATGGACGCTAACAAGGAAAGCGAGAAAATAATATtgaatgaaagaaaaaaattgtTATCATCTCCTGCAAATGTGGATGAAGCATTTCATGATGATGCTTCTGAG GCGAGTGATACAGATCTTTGTTTCATCTGCTTTAACCAAGTCTGCACCATTGAAGTACAAGACTGTGGGCATCAGATGTGTGCTCGCTGCATGTTGACTCTTTGCTGTCACAACAAACCCAACCCCACGACGTTGTGCGTACCCTCTCCAACATGCCCTTTCTGCCGCAGCAACATTGCTCGCTTAGTGGTCGCCAAGACAAAGGCAATAGACGAGGGAGAGAAGGCCACCAACTCTAAGCTGCAGAGATCCAGGAGGTTGAGGAATTTCAGTGGGGGAAGCAGCAGTAGCTTCAAGGGCTTGACATTGTCTATGGGATCATTTAGTAAGATGGGACGTAGCTCCGGACGCATAATGAATAGTGAAGATATGGAGGACAAACCAATGTAA
- the LOC121967495 gene encoding E3 ubiquitin-protein ligase XB3-like isoform X2 — MVMSSIFEGAWKLLQILSMILEKYSNPDIVNRHKQTPLMLAAIHGKIACVQKLLEAGANILIFDSLKGRTCLHHAAYYGHSDCLQAILSAAQSTAVVDSWGFARFVNVGDERGATPLHLAARQRRTECVRVLLDHGGLVSSSTREYGHSGSTPLHLAARGGSLDCVRTLLAWGADRLQRDSSGRIPYSVAIKHNHGACAALLNPSAAEPLVWPSPLKFISELDPDARALLEVALMDANKESEKIILNERKKLLSSPANVDEAFHDDASEASDTDLCFICFNQVCTIEVQDCGHQMCARCMLTLCCHNKPNPTTLCVPSPTCPFCRSNIARLVVAKTKAIDEGEKATNSKLQRSRRLRNFSGGSSSSFKGLTLSMGSFSKMGRSSGRIMNSEDMEDKPM; from the exons ATGGTCATGTCGAG CATCTTTGAAGGTGCTTGGAAATTGTTGCAGATCTTGTCGATGATCCTGGAGAAGTATTCCAATCCGGATATAGTTAATCGTCATAAACAG ACTCCACTGATGCTCGCTGCGATTCATGGGAAGATAGCATGTGTGCAAAAGTTGCTTGAAGCTGGGGCAAAT ATTCTGATATTCGATTCGTTGAAAGGAAGAACTTGCCTTCATCATGCTGCCTACTATGGTCATTCAGATTGTCTGCAAGCCATCCTCTCTGCTGCCCAATCCACTGCCGTTGTTGATTCTTG GGGATTTGCCCGGTTTGTAAATGTTGGGGATGAAAGGGGAGCGACGCCTCTACATCTTGCAGCACGGCAAAGACGGACTGAGTGTGTCCGTGTACTCTTAGACCATGGGGGTCTTGTTTCTTCCTCCACTAGGGAATATGG TCATTCTGGGAGCACTCCTCTACATTTGGCAGCTCGCGGAGGAAGTTTGGATTGTGTTCGCACATTGCTTGCATGGGGAGCCGATCGGCTCCAGAGGGATTCATCTGG GCGAATACCTTATTCTGTAGCTATAAAGCACAATCATGGAGCTTGTGCAGCTTTGCTAAACCCATCAGCAGCAGAACCTCTTGTTTGGCCTTCTccattaaagttcatcagtgaaCTTGATCCAGATGCAAGAGCTCTTCTAGAAGTAGCTCTGATGGACGCTAACAAGGAAAGCGAGAAAATAATATtgaatgaaagaaaaaaattgtTATCATCTCCTGCAAATGTGGATGAAGCATTTCATGATGATGCTTCTGAG GCGAGTGATACAGATCTTTGTTTCATCTGCTTTAACCAAGTCTGCACCATTGAAGTACAAGACTGTGGGCATCAGATGTGTGCTCGCTGCATGTTGACTCTTTGCTGTCACAACAAACCCAACCCCACGACGTTGTGCGTACCCTCTCCAACATGCCCTTTCTGCCGCAGCAACATTGCTCGCTTAGTGGTCGCCAAGACAAAGGCAATAGACGAGGGAGAGAAGGCCACCAACTCTAAGCTGCAGAGATCCAGGAGGTTGAGGAATTTCAGTGGGGGAAGCAGCAGTAGCTTCAAGGGCTTGACATTGTCTATGGGATCATTTAGTAAGATGGGACGTAGCTCCGGACGCATAATGAATAGTGAAGATATGGAGGACAAACCAATGTAA
- the LOC121968565 gene encoding metallothionein-like protein 2C, with product MSCCGGKCNCGSSCNCGSGCGGCKMYPDMAGETAAVVDFGASSHKSVEGFEMASGFEGGNCDCTDCKCGGSCSCACCGCN from the exons ATGTCTTGCTGCGGAGGAAAATGCAACTGCGGCTCCAGCTGCAATTGCGGCAGTGGCTGTGGAGG GTGCAAGATGTACCCGGACATGGCTGGGGAGACTGCAGCGGTCGTAGACTTTGGTGCCAGCAGCCACAA GAGCGTTGAGGGATTCGAGATGGCGTCTGGGTTTGAAGGTGGAAACTGCGACTGTACCGACTGCAAGTGCGGCGGCAGCTGCAGCTGTGCCTGCTGCGGCTGCAACTGA